The Candidatus Binatia bacterium genomic sequence GCGCCTATCCGCGCGCGGTAACGGCCCTCGAATACGAGAACGAGTTTCAACTTCTCGTCGCGGTCATTCTCTCCGCGCAGTGCACCGACGCCCGGGTCAACATGACGACGCCGGCGCTCTTCGCCCGCTATCCGACGCCGCAGAAGCTCGCTCGCGCCCGCCAAACGGACGTGGAGAAGATCGTCAAGTCGTGCGGGTTCTTCCGCATGAAGGCGAAGAACGTCATCGCCTGCGCGCGCGATTTGGTCGAGCGCTTCGGCGGGAAAGTTCCGCGCGAACGCGAGCAGCTCGAATCGCTGGCGGGCGTCGGCCGTAAGACGGCGAGCGTCGTGATGGCGGCAGCCTTCAACGAGGCGGCGCTCGCCGTGGATACGCACGTCTTTCGCGTCTCGCACCGGCTCGGACTGACGCTCGGCACGACGCCGCGTCAGGTCGAAGACGACGTTACCGCGCTCGTGCCTTCAGCGAAGTGGGGCGACGCGTCGCACTGGTTGATCCTTCACGGCCGCGCGATCTGTAAGGCACCGACGCCGCAGTGCGCGCGCTGTCCGGTCAACGCGCTCTGTCCGACCCCGCGCATCATCGCGCGCGCTACGTCGGGCAGCGGCCGTGCGGCGGGTGCCAGGAAGGGGGGAGCCTGAGCTTCACGTACGAGAGCGGCGCCTCTCCCATGTCGAACATGTCGGCGAATCCGTCGGCCTGATTCTGCTGGATGTCGTCGCCGCGGAGCGACGGCAGCCCGAAGACTCCTTCGACGAACTGTAATATCGCGCTTTGGCTGCGGTACTGAAAGCCCGAGGTCTTCTGGTTCGAGATGTAACCGCGCGCCGTAACGTACGGCGAGATTACCATGAGCGGCACGCGGAAGCCCCACTCGTTTGGATCGGCGACGTTATTGTAAGGATTGGGGAGGGGCCGGTACGGACCGGGGCCGCTCGGCGGCACCGGCGGCACGTGGTCGTAGAAGCCGCCCCAATCGTCCCAGACGACGAAGATCGCGGTCGAGCGCCAGTACTTGCTCTCGCCGATCGCGTTGACCAGCCATCCCAGCCACTCCGGACCGTCGTCGTTTCCGGAGATCCGCGGATGGTCCGATGAATGCGTGCACGGCGTGATGTAGGTGAGCGCCGCGAACGGACGCGACGGGTTCTTGGCGGCGATGTCGTTGACGAAATTGACGGCGTCGGGATCGACCGTGAACGGCCTGGGCTTCCCGCCGTGCTTGAACTTCTTGAAGAGGTGCTCGACGCCGAGCGGCGCCGCCCATGCAGAGCGCGTCGCCTGCGCGATGTACTGCCAGTCGGCGGATACCGGCTTGCCGAGCGCGCTCTCGATCTCGTCGAGGATCGTGTTGTACTCTTCGCACGGATAGATCGAGGGCCCGTTGTCCCACGGTTGCTCCGACGGAGCGGGAATCGCCATGTTTACCG encodes the following:
- the nth gene encoding endonuclease III — translated: MPRIPFPKKKVPRSVAIEELAILERAYPRAVTALEYENEFQLLVAVILSAQCTDARVNMTTPALFARYPTPQKLARARQTDVEKIVKSCGFFRMKAKNVIACARDLVERFGGKVPREREQLESLAGVGRKTASVVMAAAFNEAALAVDTHVFRVSHRLGLTLGTTPRQVEDDVTALVPSAKWGDASHWLILHGRAICKAPTPQCARCPVNALCPTPRIIARATSGSGRAAGARKGGA
- a CDS encoding alkaline phosphatase family protein codes for the protein MRSAAGGYGAPPQIVFRGARRSRLVRIEGRSRRVMMLPTPVQHVVVIIMENRTVDDLLSGYYEWRACGTNHSTKCGSALNLYDPLAEPTLQPNSLSAHFDPDHAHGTGWWHESQGAWGDEPLHCKRKCKPTDTPLSYVPTSETEVYRQIIEHWEFASNVLQANQGPSFAAHQYFIAGQSGGLAGAKSAPFAEAENPRRNGDDDDGIDPEAVPGSQKSSGCVPRGGYNVKTVNMAIPAPSEQPWDNGPSIYPCEEYNTILDEIESALGKPVSADWQYIAQATRSAWAAPLGVEHLFKKFKHGGKPRPFTVDPDAVNFVNDIAAKNPSRPFAALTYITPCTHSSDHPRISGNDDGPEWLGWLVNAIGESKYWRSTAIFVVWDDWGGFYDHVPPVPPSGPGPYRPLPNPYNNVADPNEWGFRVPLMVISPYVTARGYISNQKTSGFQYRSQSAILQFVEGVFGLPSLRGDDIQQNQADGFADMFDMGEAPLSYVKLRLPPSWHPPHGRCPT